The following proteins are encoded in a genomic region of Cricetulus griseus strain 17A/GY chromosome 7, alternate assembly CriGri-PICRH-1.0, whole genome shotgun sequence:
- the LOC113836892 gene encoding keratin, type I cytoskeletal 25 encodes MSLRFSSGSRRSYARPSTGSLRGASFGTGNACGIPGIGSGFSCAFGSSSTGGNTGVANSCAGFTVNEGGLLSGNEKVTMQNLNDRLASYLDNVQALQEANADLEQKIKGWYEKFGPGSCRGLDHDYSRYFPIIDDLKNQIITSTTSNANAVLQIDNARLTADDFRLKYENELALHQSVEADVNGLRRVLDEITLCRTDLEIQYETLSEELTYLKKNHKEEMQALQCAAGGNVNVEMNAAPGVDLTVLLNNMRAEYEALAEQNRRDAEAWFQEKSASLQQQITEDVGATTSARNELTEMKRTLQTLEIELQSLLATKHSLECSLTETEGNYCTQLAQIQAQISALEEQLHQVRTETEGQKLEYEQLLNVKAHLEKEIETYCLLIGGDEGACKSSSYKSKDYGSGSAGNQIKDSAKAIVVKKVLEEVDQRSKILTTRLHSLEEKSQSN; translated from the exons ATGTCTCTTCGCTTTTCCAGTGGGTCCAGGAGGTCCTATGCACGTCCCAGCACAGGATCACTCAGGGGAGCCAGCTTCGGCACTGGGAATGCCTGTGGCATACCAGGCATTGGAAGTGGCTTCTCCTGCGCCTTTGGGAGCAGCTCAACAGGAGGAAACACAGGGGTGGCCAACTCCTGTGCTGGCTTCACTGTGAATGAGGGGGGCCTTCTCTCCGGCAACGAGAAGGTGACCATGCAGAACCTCAATGACCGCCTGGCCTCCTACCTGGATAATGTACAAGCGCTACAAGAGGCCAATGCTGACCTGGAGCAGAAGATCAAGGGCTGGTATGAAAAGTTTGGACCAGGCTCCTGCCGGGGTCTCGATCATGACTACAGCAGGTATTTCCCAATCATCGATGATCTTAAAAACCAg ATCATCACTTCGACCACCAGCAACGCCAATGCTGTTCTGCAGATTGACAATGCCAGGTTGACAGCTGATGACTTCAGACTCAA GTACGAAAATGAGCTGGCTCTCCACCAGAGCGTAGAAGCTGACGTCAACGGGCTTCGAAGAGTTCTGGATGAGATAACCCTGTGCAGGACTGACCTGGAGATTCAGTATGAAACCCTGAGTGAGGAGCTGACTTACCTCAAGAAGAACCACAAAGAG GAAATGCAGGCTCTGCAGTGCGCCGCTGGAGGCAACGTGAACGTGGAGATGAACGCAGCCCCTGGCGTGGACCTCACAGTCCTGCTGAACAACATGCGAGCCGAGTACGAGGCTCTGGCTGAGCAGAACCGCAGGGACGCCGAGGCCTGGTTCCAGGAAAAG AGCGCTTCGCTGCAGCAGCAGATCACCGAGGATGTGGGTGCCACCACCTCAGCCAGGAACGAGCTGACCGAAATGAAGCGCACACTGCAAACCTTGGAAATTGAACTTCAGTCTCTCTTAGCCACG AAACACTCGCTGGAGTGCTCCCTGACTGAGACCGAGGGCAACTACTGCACACAGCTGGCTCAGATCCAGGCTCAGATCAGCGCCCTGGAGGAGCAGCTGCACCAGGTCAGGACTGAGACGGAGGGCCAGAAGCTGGAGTATGAGCAGCTGCTGAACGTCAAGGCCCACCTGGAGAAGGAGATCGAGACCTACTGCCTCCTCATAGGGGGAGATGAAGG GGCTTGTAAGTCTTCGAGTTACAAGTCTAAAGATTATGGATCTGGAAGTGCCGGAAATCAAATCAAag ATTCAGCCAAAGCCATAGTGGTTAAGAAAGTTCTAGAGGAGGTGGACCAGCGCAGCAAAATACTTACCACTAGGCTCCACTCCCTGGAAGAGAAATCTCAAAGCAATTAA